In Triticum aestivum cultivar Chinese Spring chromosome 5B, IWGSC CS RefSeq v2.1, whole genome shotgun sequence, the following proteins share a genomic window:
- the LOC123110290 gene encoding lysine-rich arabinogalactan protein 19 isoform X2 — protein MRRRPAYSLPSAPALGLLPTAPPPDLLPPRAAAWPTPIRAAARPPPTVPPAGLLPIAPPPGLLLERAAVRPYPHRRQHLRSAPAAALPPTTMAPTTHSHKQEPPDSVVLLHSLDQDGGSGGAELEREKEVHVHRRHRHACTLQPVPCRSPITRCRCTPTPRTSMMEVASQPSDENQEAPSSSGMKNRREAREEVLVEEEEVM, from the exons ATGCGCCGCCGCCCGGCCTACTCCCTCCCCTCCGCGCCAGCGCTTGGCCTCCTCCCCACCGCACCACCGCCCGACCTTCTCCCCCCACGCGCCGCCGCCTGGCCTACCcccatccgcgccgccgcccggcctcctcctaCCGTGCCTCCGGCAGGCCTCCtccccatcgcgccgccgcccggcctcctcctcgaGCGCGCTGCCGTCCGGCCCTATCCCCATCGCCGGCAGCATCTCCGttcagctccggccgccgccctccctCCAACCACCATGGCTCCAACCACTCATTCACACAAGCAGGAGCCCCCTGATTCCGTTGTCCTCCTCCACTCTCTGGATCAG GATGGTGGCAGTGGTGGCGCAGAATTGGAGAGAGAAAAAGAG GTTCATGTACATCGACGACATCGCCATGCGTGCACGCTCCAACCTGTCCCCTGTCGCAGCCCCATCACTCGTTGCCGATGCACTCCAACCCCGAGGACCTCCATGATGGAGGTCGCCTCGCAGCCTAGCGACGAG AATCAAGAAGCCCCATCATCATCAGGGATGAAAAATAGGAGAGAAGCACGGGAAGAGGTGCTAGTAGAAGAGGAAGAAGTAATGTGA
- the LOC123110290 gene encoding lysine-rich arabinogalactan protein 19 isoform X1 has protein sequence MRRRPAYSLPSAPALGLLPTAPPPDLLPPRAAAWPTPIRAAARPPPTVPPAGLLPIAPPPGLLLERAAVRPYPHRRQHLRSAPAAALPPTTMAPTTHSHKQEPPDSVVLLHSLDQDGGSGGAELEREKEVHVHRRHRHACTLQPVPCRSPITRCRCTPTPRTSMMEVASQPSDECLLVSLSFTDILGLLGAESRSPIIIRDEK, from the exons ATGCGCCGCCGCCCGGCCTACTCCCTCCCCTCCGCGCCAGCGCTTGGCCTCCTCCCCACCGCACCACCGCCCGACCTTCTCCCCCCACGCGCCGCCGCCTGGCCTACCcccatccgcgccgccgcccggcctcctcctaCCGTGCCTCCGGCAGGCCTCCtccccatcgcgccgccgcccggcctcctcctcgaGCGCGCTGCCGTCCGGCCCTATCCCCATCGCCGGCAGCATCTCCGttcagctccggccgccgccctccctCCAACCACCATGGCTCCAACCACTCATTCACACAAGCAGGAGCCCCCTGATTCCGTTGTCCTCCTCCACTCTCTGGATCAG GATGGTGGCAGTGGTGGCGCAGAATTGGAGAGAGAAAAAGAG GTTCATGTACATCGACGACATCGCCATGCGTGCACGCTCCAACCTGTCCCCTGTCGCAGCCCCATCACTCGTTGCCGATGCACTCCAACCCCGAGGACCTCCATGATGGAGGTCGCCTCGCAGCCTAGCGACGAG TGTTTGTTGGTTTCTCTTTCATTTACGGACATCTTGGGCTTGCTGGGTGCAGAATCAAGAAGCCCCATCATCATCAGGGATGAAAAATAG